In Megalobrama amblycephala isolate DHTTF-2021 linkage group LG10, ASM1881202v1, whole genome shotgun sequence, one DNA window encodes the following:
- the phactr2 gene encoding phosphatase and actin regulator 2 isoform X5: protein MGQTSVSSLSQRTSVDGLEKSSLANCDVVVGSSQSPQLKGKGGKLSSLGKIFKPWKWRKKRTSDKFQDLSKVLERKISTRQTREELIRKGVLIPDQDDPLNTETLNGHAVPSGVTEKVKVDIETPELVPEEKADLAAVAEDPEAKATNPKKTAGTSKSSTQASGQSSSSTCSKTPKNNNSELTTAQAKSAKKTAPSRSPRPPSKTPSETVESSSKKDQRKKELTSNVNEKAEEKSQDGKGADQLSESSAEMDKRQPHVNQATEETSFTGSSNELSSDTLSEPVSTESEEEKKRPDQTQRSVGTEEGGRQQTVNVESPEVTVIPDSIRENQTSDSDSDGPILYKDEEEEDEDDEYTSSSLASKIRRRDTLAIKLGNRPSKKELEEKNILPRTSETERQELWQQIGCKLVRRLSQRPTTEELEQRNILKQKNEEEEQEAKQEIKRRLSRKLSVRPTVAELVARRILRFNEYVEVTDAKDYDRRADKPWTRLTPADKAAIRKELNEFKSKEMEVHEESKQFTRFHRP from the exons TGGATGGTCTGGAAAAATCTTCTCTGGCCAACTGCGATGTGGTGGTGGGAAGCTCGCAGTCTCCTCAGCTGAAAGGAAAGGGAGGAAAGCTCTCTTCTCTGGGCAAGATCTTTAAACCTTGGAAATGGAGAAAGAAGAGGACCAGTGATAAGTTTCAGGACCTCTCCAAAG TTCTGGAGAGGAAAATATCCACCAGGCAAACTCGAGAAGAGCTTATAAGAAAAGGTGTCCTTATTCCAGACCAAG ATGATCCTTTGAACACAGAGACCTTGAATGGTCATGCAGTGCCCAGTGGAGTTACTGAAAAGGTCAAAGTGGACATTGAAACACCAGAACTGGTCCCTGAAGAAAAAGCTGACTTGGCTGCAGTGGCAGAGGACCCAGAAG CAAAAGCTACAAATCCTAAGAAAACTGCGGGCACATCTAAGAGTTCCACTCAGGCCTCAGGTCAATCATCTTCATCGACCTGCTCGAAGACCCCAAAGAACAACAACTCAGAACTAACAACAGCACAAGCCAAGTCTGCCAAGAAAACCGCACCCTCCAGGTCCCCGCGGCCCCCGTCCAAAACCCCGTCCGAGACTGTGGAAAGCTCCTCTAAAAAGGACCAAAGGAAAAAAGAATTAACTTCAAATGTTAACGAGAAGGCAGAGGAGAAATCTCAGGATGGGAAAGGTGCCGATCAACTTTCCGAATCCTCTGCCGAGATGGACAAAAGACAGCCTCATGTTAACCAAGCCACAGAGGAAACGTCTTTCACTGGATCCTCAAATGAACTTTCCTCAGACACTTTAAGTGAACCTGTGAGCACAGAGAGCGAAGAAGAGAAAAAGAGGCCAGACCAGACACAAAG GAGTGTTGGGACTGAAGAGGGAGGGAGACAACAAACAGTCAATGTGGAAAGCCCAGAGGTGACCGTCATTCCTGACTCCATTCGAGAAAACCAGACCAGCGACTCTGATTCAGATGGACCTATACTCTACAAGGACGAAGAAGAGGAGGATGAAGATGATGAGTATACCTCTA gcTCCCTTGCCAGCAAAATTCGACGCAGGGACACACTTGCTATCAAGCTTGGTAACAGGCCCAGCAAGAAGGAGTTAGAAGAGAAGAACATTCTCCCACGGACCTCAGAGACAGAACGACAGGAGCTATGGCAGCAGATCGGCTGTAAACTAGTGAG ACGGCTGAGTCAAAGGCCCACCACAGAAGAGCTCGAACAGCGAAATATTCTGAAGC AGAAAAATGAGGAAGAAGAACAAGAGGCCAAGCAGGAGATTAAAAGAAGACTGTCCCGAAAG CTCAGTGTCCGGCCCACAGTTGCAGAGCTGGTGGCACGTAGAATTTTGCGGTTCAATGAATATGTGGAGGTCACAGATGCAAAAGACTATGATCGGCGTGCTGACAAGCCCTGGACCAGGTTGACCCCTGCAGACAAA GCTGCTATACGTAAAGAACTTAATGaatttaaaagcaaagaaaTGGAAGTCCATGAAGAAAGCAAACAGTTTACCAG
- the phactr2 gene encoding phosphatase and actin regulator 2 isoform X3, with product MEHALDGLEKSSLANCDVVVGSSQSPQLKGKGGKLSSLGKIFKPWKWRKKRTSDKFQDLSKVLERKISTRQTREELIRKGVLIPDQDDPLNTETLNGHAVPSGVTEKVKVDIETPELVPEEKADLAAVAEDPEEGNDSKRSPKASESAAPKTPTKKHQTTLPKPSGEATNSGVKKGGQAGGKKVTKTTNKQVSAPPPKQTTRTATRGNAKATNPKKTAGTSKSSTQASGQSSSSTCSKTPKNNNSELTTAQAKSAKKTAPSRSPRPPSKTPSETVESSSKKDQRKKELTSNVNEKAEEKSQDGKGADQLSESSAEMDKRQPHVNQATEETSFTGSSNELSSDTLSEPVSTESEEEKKRPDQTQRSVGTEEGGRQQTVNVESPEVTVIPDSIRENQTSDSDSDGPILYKDEEEEDEDDEYTSSSLASKIRRRDTLAIKLGNRPSKKELEEKNILPRTSETERQELWQQIGCKLVRRLSQRPTTEELEQRNILKQKNEEEEQEAKQEIKRRLSRKLSVRPTVAELVARRILRFNEYVEVTDAKDYDRRADKPWTRLTPADKAAIRKELNEFKSKEMEVHEESKQFTRFHRP from the exons TGGATGGTCTGGAAAAATCTTCTCTGGCCAACTGCGATGTGGTGGTGGGAAGCTCGCAGTCTCCTCAGCTGAAAGGAAAGGGAGGAAAGCTCTCTTCTCTGGGCAAGATCTTTAAACCTTGGAAATGGAGAAAGAAGAGGACCAGTGATAAGTTTCAGGACCTCTCCAAAG TTCTGGAGAGGAAAATATCCACCAGGCAAACTCGAGAAGAGCTTATAAGAAAAGGTGTCCTTATTCCAGACCAAG ATGATCCTTTGAACACAGAGACCTTGAATGGTCATGCAGTGCCCAGTGGAGTTACTGAAAAGGTCAAAGTGGACATTGAAACACCAGAACTGGTCCCTGAAGAAAAAGCTGACTTGGCTGCAGTGGCAGAGGACCCAGAAG AGGGGAATGACAGCAAGCGCAGCCCAAAGGCCAGTGAGTCAGCCGCTCCAAAAACCCCTACTAAAAAACACCAGACCACACTCCCAAAACCCTCTGGTGAGGCCACAAACTCAGGCGTGAAGAAAGGGGGCCAAGCAGGGGGTAAAAAGGTAACCAAGACCACCAATAAGCAGGTCTCCGCTCCTCCACCCAAACAAACCACCCGAACTGCCACTCGTGGCAATG CAAAAGCTACAAATCCTAAGAAAACTGCGGGCACATCTAAGAGTTCCACTCAGGCCTCAGGTCAATCATCTTCATCGACCTGCTCGAAGACCCCAAAGAACAACAACTCAGAACTAACAACAGCACAAGCCAAGTCTGCCAAGAAAACCGCACCCTCCAGGTCCCCGCGGCCCCCGTCCAAAACCCCGTCCGAGACTGTGGAAAGCTCCTCTAAAAAGGACCAAAGGAAAAAAGAATTAACTTCAAATGTTAACGAGAAGGCAGAGGAGAAATCTCAGGATGGGAAAGGTGCCGATCAACTTTCCGAATCCTCTGCCGAGATGGACAAAAGACAGCCTCATGTTAACCAAGCCACAGAGGAAACGTCTTTCACTGGATCCTCAAATGAACTTTCCTCAGACACTTTAAGTGAACCTGTGAGCACAGAGAGCGAAGAAGAGAAAAAGAGGCCAGACCAGACACAAAG GAGTGTTGGGACTGAAGAGGGAGGGAGACAACAAACAGTCAATGTGGAAAGCCCAGAGGTGACCGTCATTCCTGACTCCATTCGAGAAAACCAGACCAGCGACTCTGATTCAGATGGACCTATACTCTACAAGGACGAAGAAGAGGAGGATGAAGATGATGAGTATACCTCTA gcTCCCTTGCCAGCAAAATTCGACGCAGGGACACACTTGCTATCAAGCTTGGTAACAGGCCCAGCAAGAAGGAGTTAGAAGAGAAGAACATTCTCCCACGGACCTCAGAGACAGAACGACAGGAGCTATGGCAGCAGATCGGCTGTAAACTAGTGAG ACGGCTGAGTCAAAGGCCCACCACAGAAGAGCTCGAACAGCGAAATATTCTGAAGC AGAAAAATGAGGAAGAAGAACAAGAGGCCAAGCAGGAGATTAAAAGAAGACTGTCCCGAAAG CTCAGTGTCCGGCCCACAGTTGCAGAGCTGGTGGCACGTAGAATTTTGCGGTTCAATGAATATGTGGAGGTCACAGATGCAAAAGACTATGATCGGCGTGCTGACAAGCCCTGGACCAGGTTGACCCCTGCAGACAAA GCTGCTATACGTAAAGAACTTAATGaatttaaaagcaaagaaaTGGAAGTCCATGAAGAAAGCAAACAGTTTACCAG
- the phactr2 gene encoding phosphatase and actin regulator 2 isoform X1: protein MAEEDSFSYLKTFPQVFPVFRVRSLSDTSAFKSRILTRLRSACSVDGLEKSSLANCDVVVGSSQSPQLKGKGGKLSSLGKIFKPWKWRKKRTSDKFQDLSKVLERKISTRQTREELIRKGVLIPDQDDPLNTETLNGHAVPSGVTEKVKVDIETPELVPEEKADLAAVAEDPEEGNDSKRSPKASESAAPKTPTKKHQTTLPKPSGEATNSGVKKGGQAGGKKVTKTTNKQVSAPPPKQTTRTATRGNAKATNPKKTAGTSKSSTQASGQSSSSTCSKTPKNNNSELTTAQAKSAKKTAPSRSPRPPSKTPSETVESSSKKDQRKKELTSNVNEKAEEKSQDGKGADQLSESSAEMDKRQPHVNQATEETSFTGSSNELSSDTLSEPVSTESEEEKKRPDQTQRSVGTEEGGRQQTVNVESPEVTVIPDSIRENQTSDSDSDGPILYKDEEEEDEDDEYTSSSLASKIRRRDTLAIKLGNRPSKKELEEKNILPRTSETERQELWQQIGCKLVRRLSQRPTTEELEQRNILKQKNEEEEQEAKQEIKRRLSRKLSVRPTVAELVARRILRFNEYVEVTDAKDYDRRADKPWTRLTPADKAAIRKELNEFKSKEMEVHEESKQFTRFHRP from the exons TGGATGGTCTGGAAAAATCTTCTCTGGCCAACTGCGATGTGGTGGTGGGAAGCTCGCAGTCTCCTCAGCTGAAAGGAAAGGGAGGAAAGCTCTCTTCTCTGGGCAAGATCTTTAAACCTTGGAAATGGAGAAAGAAGAGGACCAGTGATAAGTTTCAGGACCTCTCCAAAG TTCTGGAGAGGAAAATATCCACCAGGCAAACTCGAGAAGAGCTTATAAGAAAAGGTGTCCTTATTCCAGACCAAG ATGATCCTTTGAACACAGAGACCTTGAATGGTCATGCAGTGCCCAGTGGAGTTACTGAAAAGGTCAAAGTGGACATTGAAACACCAGAACTGGTCCCTGAAGAAAAAGCTGACTTGGCTGCAGTGGCAGAGGACCCAGAAG AGGGGAATGACAGCAAGCGCAGCCCAAAGGCCAGTGAGTCAGCCGCTCCAAAAACCCCTACTAAAAAACACCAGACCACACTCCCAAAACCCTCTGGTGAGGCCACAAACTCAGGCGTGAAGAAAGGGGGCCAAGCAGGGGGTAAAAAGGTAACCAAGACCACCAATAAGCAGGTCTCCGCTCCTCCACCCAAACAAACCACCCGAACTGCCACTCGTGGCAATG CAAAAGCTACAAATCCTAAGAAAACTGCGGGCACATCTAAGAGTTCCACTCAGGCCTCAGGTCAATCATCTTCATCGACCTGCTCGAAGACCCCAAAGAACAACAACTCAGAACTAACAACAGCACAAGCCAAGTCTGCCAAGAAAACCGCACCCTCCAGGTCCCCGCGGCCCCCGTCCAAAACCCCGTCCGAGACTGTGGAAAGCTCCTCTAAAAAGGACCAAAGGAAAAAAGAATTAACTTCAAATGTTAACGAGAAGGCAGAGGAGAAATCTCAGGATGGGAAAGGTGCCGATCAACTTTCCGAATCCTCTGCCGAGATGGACAAAAGACAGCCTCATGTTAACCAAGCCACAGAGGAAACGTCTTTCACTGGATCCTCAAATGAACTTTCCTCAGACACTTTAAGTGAACCTGTGAGCACAGAGAGCGAAGAAGAGAAAAAGAGGCCAGACCAGACACAAAG GAGTGTTGGGACTGAAGAGGGAGGGAGACAACAAACAGTCAATGTGGAAAGCCCAGAGGTGACCGTCATTCCTGACTCCATTCGAGAAAACCAGACCAGCGACTCTGATTCAGATGGACCTATACTCTACAAGGACGAAGAAGAGGAGGATGAAGATGATGAGTATACCTCTA gcTCCCTTGCCAGCAAAATTCGACGCAGGGACACACTTGCTATCAAGCTTGGTAACAGGCCCAGCAAGAAGGAGTTAGAAGAGAAGAACATTCTCCCACGGACCTCAGAGACAGAACGACAGGAGCTATGGCAGCAGATCGGCTGTAAACTAGTGAG ACGGCTGAGTCAAAGGCCCACCACAGAAGAGCTCGAACAGCGAAATATTCTGAAGC AGAAAAATGAGGAAGAAGAACAAGAGGCCAAGCAGGAGATTAAAAGAAGACTGTCCCGAAAG CTCAGTGTCCGGCCCACAGTTGCAGAGCTGGTGGCACGTAGAATTTTGCGGTTCAATGAATATGTGGAGGTCACAGATGCAAAAGACTATGATCGGCGTGCTGACAAGCCCTGGACCAGGTTGACCCCTGCAGACAAA GCTGCTATACGTAAAGAACTTAATGaatttaaaagcaaagaaaTGGAAGTCCATGAAGAAAGCAAACAGTTTACCAG
- the phactr2 gene encoding phosphatase and actin regulator 2 isoform X4, whose amino-acid sequence MAEEDSFSYLKTFPQVFPVFRVRSLSDTSAFKSRILTRLRSACSVDGLEKSSLANCDVVVGSSQSPQLKGKGGKLSSLGKIFKPWKWRKKRTSDKFQDLSKVLERKISTRQTREELIRKGVLIPDQDDPLNTETLNGHAVPSGVTEKVKVDIETPELVPEEKADLAAVAEDPEAKATNPKKTAGTSKSSTQASGQSSSSTCSKTPKNNNSELTTAQAKSAKKTAPSRSPRPPSKTPSETVESSSKKDQRKKELTSNVNEKAEEKSQDGKGADQLSESSAEMDKRQPHVNQATEETSFTGSSNELSSDTLSEPVSTESEEEKKRPDQTQRSVGTEEGGRQQTVNVESPEVTVIPDSIRENQTSDSDSDGPILYKDEEEEDEDDEYTSSSLASKIRRRDTLAIKLGNRPSKKELEEKNILPRTSETERQELWQQIGCKLVRRLSQRPTTEELEQRNILKQKNEEEEQEAKQEIKRRLSRKLSVRPTVAELVARRILRFNEYVEVTDAKDYDRRADKPWTRLTPADKAAIRKELNEFKSKEMEVHEESKQFTRFHRP is encoded by the exons TGGATGGTCTGGAAAAATCTTCTCTGGCCAACTGCGATGTGGTGGTGGGAAGCTCGCAGTCTCCTCAGCTGAAAGGAAAGGGAGGAAAGCTCTCTTCTCTGGGCAAGATCTTTAAACCTTGGAAATGGAGAAAGAAGAGGACCAGTGATAAGTTTCAGGACCTCTCCAAAG TTCTGGAGAGGAAAATATCCACCAGGCAAACTCGAGAAGAGCTTATAAGAAAAGGTGTCCTTATTCCAGACCAAG ATGATCCTTTGAACACAGAGACCTTGAATGGTCATGCAGTGCCCAGTGGAGTTACTGAAAAGGTCAAAGTGGACATTGAAACACCAGAACTGGTCCCTGAAGAAAAAGCTGACTTGGCTGCAGTGGCAGAGGACCCAGAAG CAAAAGCTACAAATCCTAAGAAAACTGCGGGCACATCTAAGAGTTCCACTCAGGCCTCAGGTCAATCATCTTCATCGACCTGCTCGAAGACCCCAAAGAACAACAACTCAGAACTAACAACAGCACAAGCCAAGTCTGCCAAGAAAACCGCACCCTCCAGGTCCCCGCGGCCCCCGTCCAAAACCCCGTCCGAGACTGTGGAAAGCTCCTCTAAAAAGGACCAAAGGAAAAAAGAATTAACTTCAAATGTTAACGAGAAGGCAGAGGAGAAATCTCAGGATGGGAAAGGTGCCGATCAACTTTCCGAATCCTCTGCCGAGATGGACAAAAGACAGCCTCATGTTAACCAAGCCACAGAGGAAACGTCTTTCACTGGATCCTCAAATGAACTTTCCTCAGACACTTTAAGTGAACCTGTGAGCACAGAGAGCGAAGAAGAGAAAAAGAGGCCAGACCAGACACAAAG GAGTGTTGGGACTGAAGAGGGAGGGAGACAACAAACAGTCAATGTGGAAAGCCCAGAGGTGACCGTCATTCCTGACTCCATTCGAGAAAACCAGACCAGCGACTCTGATTCAGATGGACCTATACTCTACAAGGACGAAGAAGAGGAGGATGAAGATGATGAGTATACCTCTA gcTCCCTTGCCAGCAAAATTCGACGCAGGGACACACTTGCTATCAAGCTTGGTAACAGGCCCAGCAAGAAGGAGTTAGAAGAGAAGAACATTCTCCCACGGACCTCAGAGACAGAACGACAGGAGCTATGGCAGCAGATCGGCTGTAAACTAGTGAG ACGGCTGAGTCAAAGGCCCACCACAGAAGAGCTCGAACAGCGAAATATTCTGAAGC AGAAAAATGAGGAAGAAGAACAAGAGGCCAAGCAGGAGATTAAAAGAAGACTGTCCCGAAAG CTCAGTGTCCGGCCCACAGTTGCAGAGCTGGTGGCACGTAGAATTTTGCGGTTCAATGAATATGTGGAGGTCACAGATGCAAAAGACTATGATCGGCGTGCTGACAAGCCCTGGACCAGGTTGACCCCTGCAGACAAA GCTGCTATACGTAAAGAACTTAATGaatttaaaagcaaagaaaTGGAAGTCCATGAAGAAAGCAAACAGTTTACCAG
- the phactr2 gene encoding phosphatase and actin regulator 2 isoform X2, with product MGQTSVSSLSQRTSVDGLEKSSLANCDVVVGSSQSPQLKGKGGKLSSLGKIFKPWKWRKKRTSDKFQDLSKVLERKISTRQTREELIRKGVLIPDQDDPLNTETLNGHAVPSGVTEKVKVDIETPELVPEEKADLAAVAEDPEEGNDSKRSPKASESAAPKTPTKKHQTTLPKPSGEATNSGVKKGGQAGGKKVTKTTNKQVSAPPPKQTTRTATRGNAKATNPKKTAGTSKSSTQASGQSSSSTCSKTPKNNNSELTTAQAKSAKKTAPSRSPRPPSKTPSETVESSSKKDQRKKELTSNVNEKAEEKSQDGKGADQLSESSAEMDKRQPHVNQATEETSFTGSSNELSSDTLSEPVSTESEEEKKRPDQTQRSVGTEEGGRQQTVNVESPEVTVIPDSIRENQTSDSDSDGPILYKDEEEEDEDDEYTSSSLASKIRRRDTLAIKLGNRPSKKELEEKNILPRTSETERQELWQQIGCKLVRRLSQRPTTEELEQRNILKQKNEEEEQEAKQEIKRRLSRKLSVRPTVAELVARRILRFNEYVEVTDAKDYDRRADKPWTRLTPADKAAIRKELNEFKSKEMEVHEESKQFTRFHRP from the exons TGGATGGTCTGGAAAAATCTTCTCTGGCCAACTGCGATGTGGTGGTGGGAAGCTCGCAGTCTCCTCAGCTGAAAGGAAAGGGAGGAAAGCTCTCTTCTCTGGGCAAGATCTTTAAACCTTGGAAATGGAGAAAGAAGAGGACCAGTGATAAGTTTCAGGACCTCTCCAAAG TTCTGGAGAGGAAAATATCCACCAGGCAAACTCGAGAAGAGCTTATAAGAAAAGGTGTCCTTATTCCAGACCAAG ATGATCCTTTGAACACAGAGACCTTGAATGGTCATGCAGTGCCCAGTGGAGTTACTGAAAAGGTCAAAGTGGACATTGAAACACCAGAACTGGTCCCTGAAGAAAAAGCTGACTTGGCTGCAGTGGCAGAGGACCCAGAAG AGGGGAATGACAGCAAGCGCAGCCCAAAGGCCAGTGAGTCAGCCGCTCCAAAAACCCCTACTAAAAAACACCAGACCACACTCCCAAAACCCTCTGGTGAGGCCACAAACTCAGGCGTGAAGAAAGGGGGCCAAGCAGGGGGTAAAAAGGTAACCAAGACCACCAATAAGCAGGTCTCCGCTCCTCCACCCAAACAAACCACCCGAACTGCCACTCGTGGCAATG CAAAAGCTACAAATCCTAAGAAAACTGCGGGCACATCTAAGAGTTCCACTCAGGCCTCAGGTCAATCATCTTCATCGACCTGCTCGAAGACCCCAAAGAACAACAACTCAGAACTAACAACAGCACAAGCCAAGTCTGCCAAGAAAACCGCACCCTCCAGGTCCCCGCGGCCCCCGTCCAAAACCCCGTCCGAGACTGTGGAAAGCTCCTCTAAAAAGGACCAAAGGAAAAAAGAATTAACTTCAAATGTTAACGAGAAGGCAGAGGAGAAATCTCAGGATGGGAAAGGTGCCGATCAACTTTCCGAATCCTCTGCCGAGATGGACAAAAGACAGCCTCATGTTAACCAAGCCACAGAGGAAACGTCTTTCACTGGATCCTCAAATGAACTTTCCTCAGACACTTTAAGTGAACCTGTGAGCACAGAGAGCGAAGAAGAGAAAAAGAGGCCAGACCAGACACAAAG GAGTGTTGGGACTGAAGAGGGAGGGAGACAACAAACAGTCAATGTGGAAAGCCCAGAGGTGACCGTCATTCCTGACTCCATTCGAGAAAACCAGACCAGCGACTCTGATTCAGATGGACCTATACTCTACAAGGACGAAGAAGAGGAGGATGAAGATGATGAGTATACCTCTA gcTCCCTTGCCAGCAAAATTCGACGCAGGGACACACTTGCTATCAAGCTTGGTAACAGGCCCAGCAAGAAGGAGTTAGAAGAGAAGAACATTCTCCCACGGACCTCAGAGACAGAACGACAGGAGCTATGGCAGCAGATCGGCTGTAAACTAGTGAG ACGGCTGAGTCAAAGGCCCACCACAGAAGAGCTCGAACAGCGAAATATTCTGAAGC AGAAAAATGAGGAAGAAGAACAAGAGGCCAAGCAGGAGATTAAAAGAAGACTGTCCCGAAAG CTCAGTGTCCGGCCCACAGTTGCAGAGCTGGTGGCACGTAGAATTTTGCGGTTCAATGAATATGTGGAGGTCACAGATGCAAAAGACTATGATCGGCGTGCTGACAAGCCCTGGACCAGGTTGACCCCTGCAGACAAA GCTGCTATACGTAAAGAACTTAATGaatttaaaagcaaagaaaTGGAAGTCCATGAAGAAAGCAAACAGTTTACCAG